Proteins found in one Megachile rotundata isolate GNS110a chromosome 14, iyMegRotu1, whole genome shotgun sequence genomic segment:
- the Vha14-1 gene encoding V-type proton ATPase subunit Vha14-1 — protein sequence MALHSAGKGKLLAVIGDEDTCVGFLLGGVGEINKHRQPNFMVVDKNTPVSDIEDTFKRFIKRDDIDIILINQNVAEMIRHVIDSHTQPIPSVLEIPSKDHPYDASKDSILRRARGMFNPEDIH from the exons ATGGCTCTTCATTCCGCGGGGAAGGGTAAATTGCTTGCAGTAATTGGAGATGAA gatACCTGTGTGGGATTTCTGTTGGGCGGAGttggtgaaattaataaacatcGTCAACCAAATTTTATGGTTGTAGACAAAA ATACACCAGTGAGTGATATAGAAGATACAtttaaacgttttattaaaCGAGATGATATCGATATTATCCTTATTAATCAAAAT gTTGCAGAAATGATTCGTCATGTAATTGACAGTCATACACAACCTATACCATCAGTATTAGAAATTCCGAGCAAGGATCACCCATATGATGCCAGCAAGGACTCCATTTTAAGGCGTGCTAGG GGAATGTTTAATCCAGAAGACATACATTAA
- the LOC105662913 gene encoding uncharacterized protein LOC105662913, whose amino-acid sequence MHFVVTFGFKISTRFNVDNNQLADKKKVKAKAADKKNKKNKNKDTSETTNSPNVINIGDVLADIHVEYEFLPGYTFKFDCRCWETAMKIYTENGEWSLRPILCPIENDMIWIVFSVHHMVRLNEIQLQYFFNHVITYRIFCGKKRFSERAKKDKVKKFYISDSSMNIEPHDFLEIYPTEMQNDNIHKKSRTPSPPEPIIVTNEVYGDLSIITYLDMIPGRGKIDVRNKDKI is encoded by the exons ATGCATTTTGTAGTAACTTTCggatttaaaatttctacaagATTTAATGTAGACAACAATCAATTAGCGGATAAAAAGAAGGTTAAAGCGAAAGCAGcggataaaaaaaataaaaagaacaaaaataagGATACGTCTGAAACCACAAATTCTCCGAATGTTATAAACATAGGTGATGTACTAGCGGATATACACGTCGAATATGAATTTCTTCCAggttatacttttaaatttgattgCCGATGTTGGGAAACGGCGATGAag atTTATACTGAGAATGGCGAATGGAGTTTAAGACCTATTTTATGTCCAATCGAGAACGacatgatttggattgtattttCCGTACATCATATGGTTCGATTAAAtgaaatacaattacaatatttttttaatcatgtaatcacTTACCGTATATTCTGTGGAAAAAAAAGATTTTCGGAAAG agCCAAAAAGGACAAagtgaaaaaattttatataagtgaTAGCTCTATGAATATAGAACCACATGACTTTCTTGAAATATATCCCACTGAGATGCAAAAtgataatattcataaaaaatcTCGAACTCCGTCTCCTCCAGAACCGATTATAGTTACGAATGAAGTTTATGGTGACTTAAGTATCATTACATACCTTGATATGATACCAG GTCGCGGAAAAATCGATGTCAGAAACAAAGATAAAATCTAA
- the gb gene encoding solute carrier family 7 member genderblind codes for MVSQIFDESPKEMQLLSSDDESQNNKQDIKQVSNVEKVQMKKQLGLLEGVAIILGIICGSGIFISPKGIITEVGSVGVSLIVWILCGLLSMVGALCYAELGTCIPRSGGDYAYIYEAFGALPAFLYLWAANLIFIPTTNAIMGLTFAQYVLQPFFPNCTIPDGGIRLLAAVTICLLTFANCYDVKETSKMQNVFMFAKIGALVIIIIAGLVWILLGNTENFENAFENTITEPGKIAVAFYSGIFSYSGWNYLNFMTEELKDPYVNLPRAIYISLPLVTFIYVLANVAYLSVLTPTEMIASHAIAVTFGDQLLGIMAWTIPVMVAISAFGGLSVHIMTSSRMCFVGARNGHFPSMLSHINVSRLTPTPALVFLCFLSLVMLCTSDIFVLITYCSIVESFFIMLSVAGVLWLRYKQPKMSRPIKMPLWIPITFVAICAFLVFVPCYERPYEVGIGALITLSGVPAYYFGVKWNNKPLWFQQLNLEITHTVQKLFMSATEERDY; via the exons ATGGTCTCTCAAATATTTGATGAATCTCCTAAAGAAATGCAGTTATTAAGTTCAGATGATGAATCTCAAAATAATAAGCAAGATATTAAGCAAGTTAGTAATGTCGAAAAAGTACAAATGAAAAAGCAACTTGGTCTTTTAGAAGGAGTTGCAATAATATTGGGAATTATATGTGGTTCAG GTATTTTCATTTCACCAAAGGGTATAATCACAGAAGTGGGAAGTGTTGGAGTATCTTTAATTGTATGGATTTTATGTGGCTTACTTTCAATGGTTGGGGCATTATGCTATGCTGAATTAGGAACGTGCATACCTCGTAGTGGTGgtgattatgcttatatttatgAAGCTTTTGGAGCATTACCTGCATTTTTGTACTTATGGGCtgctaatttaatttttat cCCAACTACAAATGCGATTATGGGATTAACTTTTGCTCAGTATGTGTTACAACCATTCTTTCCAAACTGCACTATTCCAGATGGTGGTATACGCTTACTAGCAGCTGTAACTATTT GTTTGCTTACATTTGCAAACTGTTATGATGTCAAGGAAACATCAAAAATGCAAAATGTATTTATGTTTGCTAAAATTGGTGCACtggtaattataattattgctGGACTGGTTTGGATACTACTAG GGAACacagaaaattttgagaatgctTTTGAAAACACGATTACAGAACCGGGTAAAATTGCAGTGGCCTTTTATTCTGGAATATTCTCATATTCTGGATGGAATTACTTAAATTTCATGACTGAAGAATTAAAAGATCCTTATGT aaatttgccTCGTGCTATATATATATCATTGCCTTTAGTTACTTTCATTTATGTACTGGCAAATGTAGCTTATTTATCAGTTTTAACACCAACTGAAATGATTGCTTCTCATGCAATCGCTGTG ACTTTTGGAGACCAACTTCTTGGTATAATGGCATGGACGATACCTGTGATGGTAGCTATATCTGCATTTGGAGGATTAAGTGTTCACATTATGACATCCTCCCGAATGTGTTTTGTAGGTGCTAGAAACGGTCATTTTCCTTCAATGTTAAGTCATATTAATGTCTCGAGACTTACGCCTACACCTGCCTTAGTTTTTCTG TGTTTCTTGTCTTTAGTAATGCTATGTACAagtgatatttttgtattaattacatACTGCAGCATAGTTGAATCATTTTTCATCATGTTATCCGTCGCTGGTGTATTATGGCTCCGTTACAAACAACCTAAAATGTCTCGACCAATTAAG ATGCCTTTGTGGATTCCTATTACATTTGTGGCTATATGTGCATTTTTAGTATTTGTTCCTTGTTATGAAAGACCATATGAAGTTGGTATTGGGGCTTTAATAACTTTATCTGGTGTTCCAGCTTATTATTTTGGTGTTAAATGGAACAATAAACCTTTATGGTTTCAGCAACTTAATC TTGAAATTACCCACACTGTACAAAAGTTATTTATGTCTGCCACTGAAGAAcgtgattattaa
- the LOC100879599 gene encoding uncharacterized protein LOC100879599 yields MSFVTNEDVYKKMVSEEIIQKPCPIDESSTEFMVLSKCENMEETVIIEEEIVIDEEMDVKHPISEKDIYDSKEQASEYLEENIDVTIPAEYTDDSISLSMDNVAKQKWLTNDAHKQNLLLLEPEESESEISNKTAHDDDQDGDEETIATFVTATGQQLALYAVEDSEEIFAVAVYDGSGEPPTNFQFLMKADVERLIGEGAVRTVKKPTQIRKQLLTTQPPIFFSKSDPTNNIAMHNEYKTMINENERLQGKERMLGGNSTLLNIRESSDLNLNMKQVPNIIYTAHDKRSDVTYVMMDNSSINMDTSEEYQEDNESDSEIVEQSTVQYILFENDQSDSELTFDEIHETLQNLKSAELKSPKKQINKKPIRPQNTYAGIKEADYEFSKHKNSKHISSTLTERKLNLMDNQQEFLESFTDSTMNMIPNSTNLDISNGSTECTSPESTQIQCKAKRSRKQQLISVNREDSEIIIQPASLLSEEDNNVRKKGKRKRRVVPHSGYRQRNNESKRMKKMKRKEVEIIEIDVDEDESMLQSKRDVVEITIDDSKDKYSSDKENEIIMVGDSDDELQQSNSKPILLQCQHCSRNFRQQRALETHLRVCSKSPSNVIRFNEKKLHANGTHEDTIKKQYACKICEQKFDVVVALARHVRSEHSQRKKRRFSKLLAESPSTEVEEEKEYVEPKKQLTMIKKIKRKRKQRPNCTWEVKKLSCSDCGRWFPSIALLRAHCLQHGTKKSDQQIRRCQICKKLIRSRLLFIQHLRMHRSSHKNIKSIANIQKKLRTTRSMTGKITTLRKRGRPRKL; encoded by the exons ATGTCATTTGTGACCAATGAagatgtttataaaaaaatggtTTCTGAAGAGATCATTCAAAAACCATGTCCAATAGATGAAAGCTCAACAGAATTTATGGTTTTAAGTAAATGCGAAAACATGGAAGAAACAGTG atTATTGAAGAAGAGATAGTAATAGATGAAGAAATGGATGTAAAACATCCAATTTCAGAAAAAGATATCTATGATTCAAAAGAACAAGCTTCTGAATACTTGGAAGAAAATATAGATGTAACAATACCTGCAGAATATACAGATGATTCTATATCATTGTCTATGGACAATGTAGCTAAACAGAAGTGGCTTACAAATGATGCTCATAAACAGAATTTATTG TTGTTAGAACCAGAAGAAAGTGAATCTGAAATAAGTAATAAAACAGCACATGATGATGACCAAGATGGAGACGAAGAAACAATAGCTACATTTGTAACTGCCACTGGTCAGCAACTAGCATTGTACGCAGTTGAAGATTCAGAAGAAATATTTGCAGTAGCAGTTTATGATGGATCTGGTGAACCTCCAACGAACTTTCAATTTCTTATGAA AGCAGATGTTGAGAGATTAATAGGTGAAGGTGCAGTTAGAACTGTGAAAAAACCTACACAAATAAGAAAACAGTTGTTAACTACTCAACCTCcaatatttttttctaaaagCGACCCAACAAATAATATAGCAATGCACAATGAATATAAAACTATGATAAATGAAAATGAGAGGTTACAGGGGAAAGAACGAATGTTGGGAGGAAATTCTACCTTACTTAATATTAGAGAGAGTTCTGATTTGAATTTAAACATGAAACAAGTTCCTAACATTATATATACAGCTCATGATAAACGGTCggatgtaacatatgtaatgaTGGATAATTCTTCCATAAATATGG ATACTTCTGAAGAATATCAAGAAGATAATGAAAGTGATAGTGAAATTGTAGAACAGTCAACTGTACAATACATTTTGTTCGAGAATGATCAATCTGATTCCGAATTAACGTTCGATGAAATTCACGAAAcccttcaaaatttgaaatcagctgaattaaaatctccaaaaaagCAAATAAACAAAAAACCTATTAGACCCCAAAATACGTATGCTGGCATCAAAGAAGCAGATTACGAATTttcgaaacataaaaattcgaaacatatTTCCAGTACTTTAACAGAAAGGAAGTTGAATTTAATGGATAATCAACAAGAATTTTTAGAATCATTTACAGATTCAACTATGAATATGATACCAAATAGTACAAATTTAGATATATCAAATGGTTCCACTGAATGTACATCACCTGAATCGACGCAAATTCAATGTAAAGCTAAAAGATCCCGAAAACAACAATTAATTTCCGTAAATCGTGAAGATTCTGAAATCATAATTCAACCAGCATCTTTGTTGAGCGAAGAAGACAATAATGTTAGGAAAAAGGGAAAACGAAAAAGGAGAGTTGTACCTCATTCCGGGTATCGTCAAAGAAATAATGAATCGAAAAGAATGAAGAAAATGAAACGCAAAGAagttgaaattatagaaatcgACGTTGACGAAGATGAAAGTATGTTGCAATCAAAGAGAGATGTTGTAGAGATAACTATAGATGACAGTAAAGACAAATATTCTAGcgataaagaaaatgaaattataatggtTGGAGATTCTGACGACGAGTTACAACAATCAAATTCAAAACCAATTTTATTACAATGTCAACACTGTTCAAGAAACTTTAGGCAACAAAGAGCTTTAGAGACCCATTTACGAGTTTGTTCGAAATCGCCATCAAATGTAATTCGATTCAACGAAAAAAAGTTACATGCAAATGGCACGCATGAAGATACCATTAAAAAACAATACGCTTGTAAAATATGTGAGCAGAAATTCGATGTAGTAGTAGCATTAGCGCGTCATGTTCGTTCGGAACATTCTCAAAGGAAGAAACGTAGATTTAGTAAATTATTGGCAGAATCACCATCTACGGAAGTTGAGGAGGAAAAAGAGTACGTGGAACCAAAAAAACAGTTAACCATGATTAAAAagattaaaagaaaaagaaaacaacgACCAAACTGTACCTGGGAAGTGAAAAAATTAAGTTGCTCTGATTGTGGCAGATGGTTTCCAAGCATTGCATTGTTAAGAGCTCATTGTTTACAACATGGAACAAAAAAATCCg ATCAACAGATTCGCAGATGTCAGATATGTAAGAAATTAATTAGATCGAGATTGCTGTTTATACAACACTTGCGAATGCATAGAAGttcacataaaaatataaaatctataGCAAATATACAAAAGAAATTACGTACTACCAGGTCAATGACAGGTAAAATTACGACGCTTAGAAAACGAGGACGACCCCGAAAACTTTGA